The nucleotide sequence ACCTTGTCGCCTTCCTCGATCATGTTGTAGTCGACGATGGCGCGGCCCACCTCGCGGCACAGACGTTTCTCGAGCTTGTGCGTTTCGCGCTCGATCTTCATCGAGTTGGCGGGAGAGGGCGAGGCGGAGGCGTCGGCGACGGGCGCCTCGTCGATCCAGACGGCGTTCATGGCAAAAGGGCTGCCCGGGGCAGCAAAAAACGGGGGAAGGGGGCGATTTTGCCCCGGATCACCATTCCCCGGCTTCGATGCGGATCGCGACCTCGCAGTCCTCGAAGATCTCGAGCTTGGCGATCTTCACGCGCACGCCCAGCACGCCGGGCAGCTGCAGCAGGCGCTGCGCGAGCTTGCCGATCAGGCTTTCGAGCAGGTTCACGTGCTCGGCCGTGCACTCGTCGATGATGATCCGGCGCACCTTGCGGTAGTCGAGCACGTGGAAGATGTCATCGTCCTTGGGCAGCAGCGGCTGCGGGCCGAGGTTGAGCTCGGCATCGACCTGGATCGGCTGCGGTGCGACCTTCTCCTGCTCGAGGATGCCGAGGTTGGCGTCGAAGCGCAGGCCGTGGAGGGTGAGCGTCTGGCGCCCGAGGGGGGTGGTGGGTGACATCGGGTGGGGCTCGAAAGAAGGGGCCTCGGGCGGCGGGCCTGGATTCACATGTGCGAGAAATCGCGCTCGAACTTCATCAGGTGCTGGCCGCCGTCCACCAGCAGCGTGGTGCCGGTGATCGAGCCGTTCTCGAGCGCGAAGCGCACGGTGGCGGCCACGTCGGCCGGCGTGGACGAGCGCCCCAGCGGCGACAGCCTGTGCAGCTGCGCGAACTTGTCGTCGTCGTGCATGTGGCTCGGCAGCGTGAGGCCGGGCGCCACGCCCACCACGCGCACGCGCGGCGCGAGCGCCAGCGCCAGCATCGGCGTGGCGGCCTCGAGCGCGGCCTTGGAGAGCGTGTAGCTGAGGAAATCGGGGTTGGTGTTCCACAGCTTCTGGTCGA is from Variovorax paradoxus and encodes:
- a CDS encoding dihydroneopterin aldolase, giving the protein MSPTTPLGRQTLTLHGLRFDANLGILEQEKVAPQPIQVDAELNLGPQPLLPKDDDIFHVLDYRKVRRIIIDECTAEHVNLLESLIGKLAQRLLQLPGVLGVRVKIAKLEIFEDCEVAIRIEAGEW